TCCAGAACGTGGCGTTGCACGTCCAGCCGTGAACGAAAACGAGGGCCTCGTTCCCTTTTCCATAATTGTCATAATGCACGCGCAGGCCGTCGAGATTGGCAAAGCGGGTTTGCGGTTTGGGCGTTTGGGCAAAGGCTGTCTGTACACTTAGCCAAGCAAGACAAAGAGTCGCAGCCGTGAATGCGGGGTGGCGCATTAATCGAAGCATAGTTCTGGACCTTTCATTGAAGAGCATTCGTGATGGCCGTCCGAAACCAGTTGGTTTGTACGAGCCGTTTGGGGGGTAGCTTTAATTTACTCAGGAGTTGCCGGTTGAAGCGTGTTTTCATATCGAAATATGGGTAAAAGCTTTCCAGGTCGTCGCTGCGTAGCGCCTGCACAATAGCCTGGGTAGCATTTTCGTCCCGCTTGATGTTTTCGTCATTCAACACGGAGTAGCCGCGGCGCGCGCCTTCCAAGCCGGTCAAGATGTAATCGCGCTGTTCGTTCTTTTGCCGCCCGATCTCAGCGCGGTAGGTTTCGGCATCAAAATCCGGGACGGCTTCCTGTAAGTTGTCAGGATGATAAAGATAGTTCTCAAAAGCGTAATAACCAAGTACGCGCAAATTGGGGAAATGCTGACGTAGCCTGGCAATCTCTCCGTCAGTCAAATAATCGCGATCCATCAACCCGTAGTATGCAGGGTTCTGTTTCACGTTCAAATAGACTTGCCGTTTGTCTTGCACGCCAATGAACAATTTGTCGGGCAGGTTAAGCAGGTTGTAGTACTCATCATTCTTGTTTTCACAGAGGATCAGTTGCTTGCCCTGAAAGACGCGCAGCAACGTTTCTTTAGGGACGGCAATCTCGTAAACCTCGAGTGACTCTTTTGGTTGCGGAATGATGGTTTGCGGTAGATCGAAGTCGAATTGATCGAAGTCGAGGAGCGCGGCGTGCGCGGCTTCGCGGGCATACTGAATGAAGCCGAGCGAATGGCTGGCCGTCCAAAGCTGACAGTTATCGGGAATCCAATGTTCAGTGATCTCTTTCAGAAGCGCATATTGCAGGGAAGTATTGAGATGGGCATCAAGCTCGTCTATAAAGTAAATTGTATCGCGGTATAGGTTATTACGATTGAATAGATTGAAAAGAATGTTGACGATCTCTTTTTCACCACTGCTAAGCAAGTTGTAGTGAACGTCG
This sequence is a window from Acidobacteriota bacterium. Protein-coding genes within it:
- a CDS encoding AAA family ATPase translates to MFINKLRLQNFKRFTDLTIDLSIAQPAPKLVLMIGANGSGKSCVFDAFEWVSSYSKDRNSSGDPAYYSKVAQDASEVSVEFNDGYVAKRSANNQGSAVDKTAFYGRSALRQVPRLTRTGPQTSIEIEHDRDRPRLYIELDQRFENDLDVVTGKILKEVFNGGRFDSDELKTRYINPINQALERVFGAKPPTSLVLHRLVPPLEGKPADIRFRKGEADVHYNLLSSGEKEIVNILFNLFNRNNLYRDTIYFIDELDAHLNTSLQYALLKEITEHWIPDNCQLWTASHSLGFIQYAREAAHAALLDFDQFDFDLPQTIIPQPKESLEVYEIAVPKETLLRVFQGKQLILCENKNDEYYNLLNLPDKLFIGVQDKRQVYLNVKQNPAYYGLMDRDYLTDGEIARLRQHFPNLRVLGYYAFENYLYHPDNLQEAVPDFDAETYRAEIGRQKNEQRDYILTGLEGARRGYSVLNDENIKRDENATQAIVQALRSDDLESFYPYFDMKTRFNRQLLSKLKLPPKRLVQTNWFRTAITNALQ